The proteins below are encoded in one region of Nitrosomonas ureae:
- the gdhA gene encoding NADP-specific glutamate dehydrogenase, whose translation MKYKSLQEFSGYVTERNPNQPEYMQAVTEVIESLWPFIMEHPRYAEHGLLDRLVEPERVIIFRVSWVDDHGEVKVNRGYRVQHSSSIGPYKGGVRFHPSVNLSILKFLAFEQTFKNALTTLPMGGGKGGSDFDPKGKSPGEVMRFCQAFISELFRHIGSDTDVPAGDIGVGGREVGFMAGMMKKLSNRADCVFTGKGLSFGGSLIRPEATGYGTVYFAQEVLRHAGRYMEGMRVSVSGSGNVAQFAVEKAMAQGAKVITVSDSSGTIVDESGFTLEKLAILAEVKNHLYARLDEYAKRVNVTFLPGEKPWHVPVQVALPCATQNEITGADAQTLVNNGVICVAEGANMPSTAEAVECFIHNKVLYAPGKASNAGGVATSGLEMSQNAMRLSWTHEEVDARLQAIMQAIHKSCLKYGTKPDGSVNYVDGANIAGFVKVADAMLGQGIV comes from the coding sequence ATGAAATATAAGAGCCTTCAGGAGTTCAGTGGATATGTGACTGAGCGAAATCCTAATCAACCAGAGTACATGCAAGCGGTTACAGAAGTCATTGAGAGCTTGTGGCCTTTTATAATGGAACACCCACGGTATGCTGAGCATGGTTTGCTGGATCGTTTGGTTGAGCCTGAGCGCGTGATTATATTTCGCGTATCTTGGGTTGATGATCATGGCGAAGTTAAAGTAAATCGAGGTTACCGGGTGCAACATAGTTCTTCCATTGGTCCGTACAAAGGCGGTGTTCGATTTCATCCTTCGGTTAACCTGTCAATTCTTAAATTTTTGGCGTTTGAGCAAACCTTCAAAAACGCATTGACGACACTGCCGATGGGCGGCGGCAAGGGTGGTTCCGATTTTGATCCGAAAGGTAAAAGCCCAGGAGAAGTTATGCGTTTCTGCCAGGCTTTTATCAGTGAGCTGTTTCGCCATATTGGTTCGGATACCGACGTACCCGCCGGAGATATCGGCGTTGGTGGGCGTGAAGTTGGATTCATGGCGGGGATGATGAAAAAACTATCCAATCGAGCTGATTGTGTATTTACCGGAAAAGGATTGAGTTTTGGCGGATCGCTAATTCGTCCGGAAGCAACCGGTTATGGAACGGTATATTTTGCTCAAGAAGTATTACGGCATGCAGGGCGCTATATGGAAGGGATGCGTGTTTCGGTTTCCGGCTCGGGTAATGTAGCGCAGTTTGCTGTAGAGAAAGCCATGGCGCAAGGTGCCAAGGTGATTACCGTCTCCGACTCCAGCGGCACGATTGTGGATGAAAGCGGCTTTACTCTGGAAAAATTGGCAATATTGGCGGAAGTAAAAAATCATCTGTATGCGCGCCTTGATGAATACGCTAAACGTGTGAACGTTACCTTCTTACCGGGTGAAAAACCCTGGCATGTGCCGGTACAGGTGGCATTACCGTGTGCAACGCAAAATGAAATCACCGGTGCCGATGCGCAAACACTCGTTAATAACGGTGTCATTTGTGTCGCTGAGGGTGCAAATATGCCATCGACCGCTGAAGCAGTCGAGTGTTTTATCCATAACAAAGTACTTTATGCACCGGGTAAAGCAAGTAATGCCGGTGGTGTCGCCACTTCAGGTCTGGAAATGAGCCAGAATGCAATGCGTTTATCCTGGACTCATGAGGAGGTTGATGCACGCTTGCAAGCAATTATGCAGGCTATTCATAAATCCTGTTTGAAATACGGTACCAAGCCCGACGGCAGCGTTAATTATGTGGACGGCGCCAATATCGCCGGTTTTGTCAAAGTGGCGGATGCGATGCTGGGCCAAGGTATTGTTTAA
- a CDS encoding lytic transglycosylase domain-containing protein translates to MRNYLLGLIFLVFSGTLSANQDFDFIAAREAFQAGNVKRLDEYSIKLQRHVLMPYVEYFKLRMRLQTTDIANIRYFLTRYDGDLVADRLRGDWLKILGKNQQWSLFEIEYPLSVNRDTELLCYHYQSRLNAKDNSLLSEVRSLWFTPNSQPESCTPVFRTLIYSEQITLEDIWTRIRLALEEGQTGVAMHISRYLPNSELLNSTELNNAAKNPLRYLDTLKNKIKSRSDREIALFALLRLLRNDTNQAYVQWLKIKNQLTPFDRSYFLGRLGYRAAMRHDSRALDWFREAQNTPQTYPPSDTVLAWQVRAALRLAHWDEVLKTIEKMSLTEQQIDTWRYWKARAFIIKDRMQDANNILIPLSDEHSFYGQLAREELGAILSIAEKTYRVSTDEVSAMERRPGIQRALAFARMNLRTEAFREWSWTVRQFSDAELLAASEVARRQGMYDRAINTANRTVTQHDFSLRFLSPHREALRNIVQRHELDEAWVYGLIRQESRFIADIKSHAGATGLMQLMPATAEWVAKQLGIPNFRQNLVVDVNTNLQLGAYYLKHVLNTLDNQPLLASAAYNAGPGRARRWRDDTSVLEGAIYAETIPFNETRDYVKKVLKNSMYYAKVLDHGHNSPTLKERLGVVKAK, encoded by the coding sequence ATGAGAAATTACCTTTTGGGATTAATTTTTTTGGTTTTTTCCGGAACGCTATCTGCAAATCAGGACTTTGATTTTATCGCTGCGCGTGAAGCCTTCCAGGCTGGCAATGTGAAACGTTTGGATGAATATTCCATAAAGCTGCAACGCCACGTGCTTATGCCCTATGTAGAATATTTTAAATTGCGTATGAGACTGCAGACCACTGATATTGCCAATATTCGGTACTTTCTCACACGCTATGATGGTGATCTGGTTGCGGATCGATTGCGCGGAGATTGGCTCAAGATTTTGGGCAAGAATCAACAATGGTCACTCTTTGAAATAGAATATCCGTTGTCAGTGAACAGAGATACTGAGCTTCTATGCTATCACTACCAAAGTCGGCTGAATGCTAAAGATAATTCATTGCTGTCGGAAGTTCGGTCGTTATGGTTTACGCCGAACAGTCAGCCCGAAAGCTGCACACCGGTTTTTCGTACGTTAATCTACAGTGAACAGATTACGCTGGAAGATATCTGGACCCGAATTCGACTTGCCTTGGAAGAAGGTCAAACCGGCGTGGCGATGCATATTAGTCGTTATTTACCTAATAGCGAGTTGTTAAACAGCACCGAATTGAATAATGCAGCCAAAAATCCATTACGTTACCTGGATACTTTAAAAAACAAAATCAAATCGCGGAGTGACCGCGAAATTGCTTTGTTCGCGTTATTGCGCCTGCTGCGTAATGATACCAATCAAGCCTATGTGCAATGGTTAAAGATCAAAAACCAGCTTACCCCATTTGATCGTTCTTATTTCCTCGGAAGGCTCGGGTATCGCGCAGCAATGCGGCATGATTCGCGTGCTTTGGATTGGTTCAGAGAAGCTCAGAATACACCGCAAACCTATCCGCCTTCGGATACCGTGCTTGCCTGGCAGGTGCGTGCAGCTTTGCGGCTCGCTCACTGGGACGAAGTACTGAAGACTATCGAAAAGATGTCGCTCACTGAGCAGCAGATTGATACTTGGCGATACTGGAAAGCGCGTGCGTTTATCATCAAGGATCGAATGCAGGATGCAAATAATATCTTAATTCCACTCAGCGATGAGCACAGTTTTTATGGCCAATTGGCACGGGAAGAGTTGGGTGCCATCCTAAGCATCGCGGAAAAAACTTATCGCGTAAGTACTGATGAAGTGTCCGCAATGGAACGTAGGCCCGGCATACAGAGGGCACTGGCTTTTGCGCGCATGAATTTACGCACTGAAGCATTTCGTGAATGGAGTTGGACCGTTCGACAATTTTCCGATGCGGAATTATTGGCTGCATCCGAAGTAGCACGCCGTCAGGGTATGTATGACCGTGCGATCAATACTGCGAACAGAACGGTAACGCAGCATGATTTCAGTTTGCGATTTTTATCTCCGCACCGCGAAGCACTTAGAAATATAGTGCAACGACATGAGCTGGATGAAGCCTGGGTGTATGGTTTGATTCGGCAGGAAAGCCGCTTTATTGCGGATATTAAATCCCATGCAGGAGCAACGGGCCTGATGCAATTGATGCCGGCTACGGCCGAATGGGTTGCTAAGCAGCTGGGAATACCCAATTTCCGCCAGAATCTGGTGGTGGATGTGAATACCAATTTGCAATTAGGTGCGTATTATCTCAAGCATGTGTTGAATACATTGGATAATCAACCGTTGCTGGCTTCGGCTGCCTATAATGCCGGGCCAGGCCGGGCCAGGCGCTGGCGCGATGACACCAGCGTGCTGGAAGGCGCTATTTATGCTGAGACGATTCCTTTTAACGAAACACGGGATTACGTTAAGAAGGTTTTGAAAAATTCGATGTATTACGCAAAGGTGCTTGATCATGGACACAATTCGCCAACACTTAAGGAGCGCCTGGGAGTTGTGAAGGCGAAATAA
- a CDS encoding multifunctional CCA addition/repair protein, producing the protein MKIYLVGGSVRDELLGLPVKDHDYVVVGASPEEMELLGYRPVGKDFPVFLHPQTNEQYALARTERKISLGYKGFEVFTSPQVTLQEDLARRDLTINSIAKDEDGNIIDPFNGVADLEAGILRHVSPAFSEDPVRILRAARFAARFGFRIAPETMMLMNNMVHNGEVDALVPERVWQELARGLMEKTPSRMFYMLRECGALARIIPEVDVLFGVPQPAHAHPEIDTGVHIMLVIDYAAAHDYSLPVRFAALMHDVGKGTTPFEEWPRHIGHEARSVELTQTLCERIRVPKESRDLALLVARYHGDVHRAEELKPSTMANMLQIVDAYRKPERFEEFLQACACDFHGRPGYAIKPYVQADRFRKAYLAAKKVDAGAIAAELRQNLSESAALPSAINTKVRSARIARIKAELTYNR; encoded by the coding sequence TTGAAAATTTATCTTGTAGGCGGCTCAGTGCGCGATGAATTGCTCGGATTACCGGTCAAGGATCATGATTATGTGGTAGTGGGAGCTTCACCGGAGGAAATGGAATTGTTGGGATACCGTCCGGTGGGGAAGGATTTTCCGGTTTTCTTGCATCCGCAAACCAATGAACAATACGCATTAGCTCGAACTGAGCGAAAGATTTCACTCGGATATAAAGGATTCGAAGTGTTTACCTCTCCTCAGGTTACCTTGCAGGAAGATCTGGCGCGTCGAGATCTTACCATCAATTCGATTGCCAAAGACGAAGACGGCAACATTATCGATCCTTTTAACGGTGTCGCTGATCTGGAAGCTGGCATTTTACGCCATGTCAGTCCGGCATTTTCAGAAGATCCTGTGCGTATTCTCAGAGCTGCACGTTTTGCGGCGCGTTTTGGTTTCCGCATTGCGCCGGAAACAATGATGCTGATGAATAATATGGTGCATAACGGCGAAGTTGATGCGCTGGTACCGGAGCGTGTTTGGCAGGAGCTCGCGCGCGGTTTGATGGAAAAAACCCCATCCAGAATGTTTTATATGCTGAGAGAATGCGGTGCTTTGGCGCGGATTATTCCCGAAGTGGACGTGTTGTTCGGTGTTCCGCAACCGGCGCATGCGCATCCTGAAATTGATACCGGTGTGCATATTATGCTCGTAATTGATTACGCCGCTGCGCACGACTATTCGCTGCCGGTGCGCTTTGCCGCGCTGATGCACGATGTGGGCAAAGGAACAACACCGTTCGAAGAATGGCCGCGTCATATAGGCCATGAGGCACGTAGCGTAGAATTGACACAAACTTTGTGTGAGCGTATCAGGGTTCCTAAAGAATCGCGGGATCTCGCATTACTGGTGGCCCGCTATCATGGTGACGTACATCGGGCGGAAGAGCTCAAACCGTCTACCATGGCGAATATGCTGCAAATAGTTGATGCTTACCGTAAGCCGGAACGATTTGAAGAATTTTTACAGGCATGCGCATGCGATTTTCATGGTCGTCCGGGTTATGCAATTAAACCTTACGTGCAGGCTGATCGATTTCGAAAAGCATATCTTGCAGCAAAAAAAGTGGATGCAGGTGCAATTGCAGCTGAACTCAGGCAGAATTTATCTGAGTCAGCCGCATTGCCTAGTGCCATTAACACCAAAGTGCGTTCGGCGCGCATTGCCAGAATAAAGGCTGAATTGACTTATAATCGATAA
- a CDS encoding YiiX/YebB-like N1pC/P60 family cysteine hydrolase has protein sequence MGQATEIIGRGLARFLTKQIRQSIQVATISQEQLAATLRPGDVLLVEGNTRVSVAIKYLTQSTWSHAALYIGNVLPHGAPWELPRVLIEADLKEGVRAITLAHYAQMHTRICRPIGLSNDDRKRIVDYAIARIGHRYDLKHIFDLLRYLLPTIPVPTRFRRRLLALGSNDPTRAICSTLIAQAFESVRYPILPEIQRTWSDDLTRADCYADIYHIRHHSLFTPRDFDISPYFDIIKPTIESGFDYRSLAWSDAMHDPKRIQCEVTETVKTKELS, from the coding sequence ATGGGACAAGCAACTGAAATCATAGGGCGTGGATTGGCGCGGTTTTTAACCAAGCAGATACGGCAAAGCATTCAGGTTGCAACAATCAGCCAGGAACAACTAGCAGCCACCTTACGGCCTGGCGATGTGCTATTGGTAGAGGGAAATACTCGCGTCAGTGTCGCCATCAAATATCTGACGCAATCAACTTGGTCACATGCTGCACTTTACATCGGCAATGTTCTACCTCATGGCGCTCCTTGGGAACTTCCCCGAGTACTGATTGAAGCTGATTTGAAAGAAGGTGTACGCGCCATTACACTAGCGCATTATGCGCAAATGCACACCCGGATCTGCCGTCCCATTGGCTTGAGTAATGATGATCGCAAACGGATTGTCGACTATGCGATCGCACGTATCGGACATCGGTATGACCTTAAACATATCTTCGATCTTTTGCGTTATCTACTCCCAACGATCCCGGTTCCTACACGATTCCGCAGACGCTTACTGGCATTGGGAAGTAACGATCCTACGCGGGCAATTTGTTCTACTTTGATCGCACAAGCCTTCGAATCGGTACGCTATCCAATTCTGCCGGAAATTCAGCGCACATGGTCGGATGATCTCACTCGTGCAGATTGTTATGCGGATATTTACCATATCCGCCATCACAGCCTTTTTACTCCAAGGGATTTCGATATATCGCCTTACTTTGACATTATCAAGCCGACAATTGAGAGTGGCTTTGACTACCGCTCACTCGCCTGGAGCGATGCAATGCACGATCCTAAGCGCATTCAGTGTGAGGTTACTGAAACAGTCAAAACCAAAGAATTATCATAA
- a CDS encoding potassium channel family protein has translation MNEHTSHLVGLMISGVVVTLCVILHYEALRFLSRTVGVHMHKRIGVLIVMLGLLVAHVLEIVIFALGYMLMQHDANMGRIIGLDEASLFDFIYYSSVVYTTVGFGDLLPVGAIRMLSAAEGLAGLAMITWSASFTFLAMQRLWPHLLSSSGKDSKD, from the coding sequence ATGAATGAGCACACCTCCCACTTGGTGGGATTGATGATCTCCGGGGTGGTTGTTACTTTATGCGTGATATTGCATTACGAAGCATTGCGTTTTTTAAGTCGCACGGTTGGTGTGCATATGCATAAACGCATCGGAGTTCTGATCGTCATGCTCGGTTTGTTGGTAGCGCACGTATTAGAAATTGTGATTTTTGCTTTGGGCTATATGTTAATGCAACATGATGCCAATATGGGGCGCATTATCGGTTTAGATGAAGCCAGCTTATTTGATTTTATTTATTATTCGTCGGTTGTATACACAACCGTAGGATTCGGCGACTTATTGCCCGTTGGCGCTATTCGTATGTTGAGTGCTGCTGAAGGTTTGGCAGGTCTGGCCATGATAACCTGGTCGGCTTCTTTTACTTTCTTGGCGATGCAGCGCCTATGGCCGCATTTGTTATCCTCGTCGGGAAAGGATTCGAAAGATTAG
- a CDS encoding Hsp20/alpha crystallin family protein, whose amino-acid sequence MAITRYEPWGLLNQLQRELERGVAEGSTATAEWAPAVDIKEEAGKFVIHADIPGVKPEEIDISMEDGVLTIKGEKKSESKTEKEGYKRVERTYGSFYRRFSLPDTANADAISASSKHGVLEVVIPKREAVLPKKINVSTIE is encoded by the coding sequence ATGGCTATTACACGTTATGAACCTTGGGGTTTGTTGAATCAGCTGCAAAGAGAGTTGGAGCGGGGTGTTGCTGAAGGTTCCACTGCAACTGCAGAATGGGCGCCCGCTGTGGATATTAAGGAAGAAGCGGGTAAATTTGTCATTCATGCGGATATTCCAGGGGTAAAGCCGGAAGAAATTGACATTAGCATGGAAGATGGTGTGCTTACGATTAAGGGCGAAAAGAAATCTGAAAGTAAAACGGAGAAAGAAGGTTATAAACGTGTGGAACGGACTTACGGTTCATTCTACAGGCGTTTTAGCTTACCGGACACTGCGAATGCTGACGCGATCTCCGCTTCGTCAAAGCACGGCGTGCTGGAAGTGGTTATTCCGAAACGTGAAGCAGTACTGCCGAAAAAAATTAATGTATCGACAATTGAGTAA
- a CDS encoding ATP-binding cassette domain-containing protein: MPLITLENACLAFGHHALLDHANLQLDPGERVGLIGRNGGGKSSLLRALAGEIKLDDGKLWCAPNLKLAYVSQEPFLNPANTVYLEVSIGLGNISQILLDYHAVSHALSETTDDTEALLIRLQDLQSALEVEDGWNLQAKIEAVINKLNLPADTLIEHLSGGLKKRVALARALVISPDVLLLDEPTNHLDFSSIEWLEGLLQDFTGSVLFITHDRRFLDNVATRIIELDRGNLENFSGKFKDYQHKKVEMLEVEAVHQQKFDKILAQEEIWIRKGIEARRTRNEGRVRRLEALRLERAARREKIGKANINVDVGERSGKLVAELKLVNKSYGDKLIIKDFSCRIMRGDRVGLLGPNGAGKSTLLKLILGELLPDSGEIQQGTKLAAAYFDQMREQLDEEMVLTDTISQGSDFIEINGKRKHVISYLEDFLFPSERARSPVKSLSGGERNRLLLARLFTRPANVLVLDEPTNDLDIETLELLETLLQEYTGTLFLVSHDREFLDNVVTQVIAFEGNGKLCEYVGGYEDWIRAKQFEDNVNQPKILSNQLDTSPIKISKSSSSVRAKKLSYQETRELEALPARIDTLEQEQANIILRLNEPSTYRDYPDEAKALQLRFAAIEKELTGCFARWEELESKSAANFCT; this comes from the coding sequence ATGCCGCTCATTACACTGGAAAACGCCTGCTTGGCTTTTGGCCACCATGCTCTACTCGATCATGCAAATTTGCAGCTGGATCCGGGGGAGCGCGTAGGATTAATTGGTAGGAACGGCGGAGGTAAATCAAGTTTGCTGCGTGCATTGGCGGGAGAAATCAAGTTGGATGACGGTAAACTTTGGTGTGCGCCCAATTTAAAGCTGGCTTACGTTTCACAAGAACCGTTCTTGAATCCTGCCAATACGGTGTATTTGGAAGTTTCAATTGGTTTAGGCAACATTAGCCAGATCCTGCTGGATTATCATGCCGTTTCGCATGCGTTGAGTGAAACGACAGATGATACTGAAGCATTGCTGATTCGGTTACAGGATTTGCAAAGCGCCTTGGAAGTGGAAGACGGGTGGAATCTACAAGCAAAAATAGAAGCGGTAATCAATAAGCTGAATCTGCCTGCGGATACCTTGATTGAACATCTTTCCGGTGGCTTGAAGAAGCGCGTGGCGTTAGCGCGTGCACTGGTGATATCACCGGATGTGCTATTGCTGGATGAGCCCACCAACCATTTGGATTTTTCTTCGATTGAATGGCTGGAAGGATTATTGCAGGATTTTACCGGCAGTGTTTTATTTATTACGCATGATCGTCGCTTTCTGGATAATGTGGCAACCAGAATTATCGAATTGGATCGTGGAAATCTGGAAAATTTTTCCGGGAAATTCAAGGATTATCAGCATAAAAAAGTGGAAATGCTCGAAGTTGAAGCGGTGCATCAGCAAAAATTCGATAAGATACTGGCACAGGAGGAAATCTGGATACGAAAAGGCATAGAAGCGCGCCGCACACGCAATGAGGGTAGAGTGCGAAGATTGGAAGCATTACGGCTAGAGCGTGCAGCAAGAAGAGAAAAAATCGGTAAAGCCAATATCAATGTCGATGTTGGCGAGCGTTCGGGAAAATTGGTTGCTGAACTGAAGCTTGTGAATAAAAGTTACGGCGATAAGTTAATCATCAAAGATTTTTCTTGCAGAATCATGCGCGGTGACCGGGTGGGATTATTGGGTCCCAATGGGGCTGGAAAATCAACCTTATTAAAATTAATTTTAGGTGAATTACTGCCGGATTCCGGAGAAATTCAGCAAGGAACCAAGCTGGCAGCTGCTTATTTCGATCAAATGCGTGAGCAACTTGATGAAGAAATGGTTCTGACCGATACCATCAGTCAAGGTTCGGATTTTATCGAAATTAACGGTAAACGCAAGCACGTCATCAGTTATCTAGAGGATTTTTTATTTCCTTCGGAGCGTGCCCGCTCACCGGTCAAATCACTATCAGGTGGGGAACGTAACCGATTGTTACTGGCGCGATTATTTACGCGCCCGGCCAATGTATTGGTGTTGGATGAACCTACCAATGATCTGGATATCGAAACGCTGGAGTTACTGGAAACCTTGCTGCAGGAATATACGGGCACGTTGTTTCTGGTCAGTCATGATCGTGAATTCCTTGACAATGTGGTCACACAAGTAATTGCATTCGAAGGAAATGGAAAATTATGTGAATATGTTGGCGGTTATGAAGATTGGATACGTGCAAAACAATTCGAAGACAATGTCAATCAGCCGAAAATATTATCCAATCAGTTAGATACTTCTCCGATTAAAATTTCAAAATCATCCAGCTCCGTTAGAGCTAAAAAATTAAGCTATCAGGAAACTCGGGAGCTTGAAGCATTACCTGCTAGAATAGATACCTTGGAGCAAGAACAAGCGAATATAATTTTACGCTTGAATGAACCATCGACCTATCGTGATTATCCCGACGAAGCAAAAGCATTACAATTACGCTTTGCTGCGATTGAAAAAGAGCTGACAGGCTGCTTCGCAAGATGGGAGGAATTGGAATCAAAATCTGCTGCAAATTTTTGTACCTGA
- a CDS encoding c-type cytochrome, which yields MKHKLIMNLLLAMSMLLAFTGVSQAEGDAAAAKDKLSMCEGCHGIPGYRTAFPSAYSVPKLGGQHAEYIVKALEGYKNGTRSHPTMTGLAKTLSEQDFKDFAAYYSKN from the coding sequence ATGAAACACAAATTGATTATGAATTTATTACTTGCCATGAGTATGCTCTTGGCATTTACAGGCGTATCTCAAGCAGAAGGGGATGCGGCGGCGGCAAAGGACAAACTTTCAATGTGCGAGGGTTGTCACGGAATTCCAGGGTATAGAACAGCTTTTCCTAGTGCTTACAGTGTTCCCAAACTGGGCGGACAGCATGCGGAATATATCGTTAAAGCATTGGAAGGATACAAAAATGGCACACGCAGCCACCCGACTATGACCGGCTTGGCTAAAACGCTATCGGAACAGGATTTCAAAGATTTCGCTGCTTATTATTCTAAAAATTAA
- a CDS encoding c-type cytochrome, translated as MKNYVIAAVSAAALMISSQVMAADIEAGKSKAAEVCASCHGVDGNSPAPNFPKIGGQYRSYLVKALNDYKSGARNDPIMAGMTANLSAADIENLAFYYSSLPGTLNSNK; from the coding sequence ATGAAGAATTATGTAATCGCTGCAGTAAGTGCAGCGGCCTTGATGATATCAAGTCAAGTAATGGCGGCTGATATAGAAGCAGGTAAAAGCAAAGCAGCTGAGGTGTGTGCATCATGTCACGGTGTGGATGGCAATAGTCCTGCGCCAAATTTTCCCAAAATTGGTGGACAGTATAGAAGCTATTTAGTAAAAGCGTTGAACGACTATAAATCCGGTGCGCGCAATGATCCTATCATGGCTGGAATGACTGCAAATTTAAGCGCAGCAGATATTGAGAATTTGGCTTTTTACTACTCAAGCCTGCCTGGCACTTTGAATTCAAACAAATAA
- a CDS encoding DUF1841 family protein — MFKPSREQARQLFFDTWRKYHQQEVLSGIEAIALEVILQHQEYQGLLDNPDQYLDKDFLPEMGDTNPFLHMSMHVAIKEQLSINQPIGICKRFARLLEKTGSEHDTAHQVMECLAEMIWQAQRYQSAPDATIYFECLDKRFS; from the coding sequence ATGTTCAAACCCTCTAGAGAACAAGCACGTCAATTGTTTTTTGATACTTGGCGCAAATACCATCAGCAAGAAGTCCTGTCCGGGATTGAAGCAATTGCATTGGAAGTAATACTGCAACACCAGGAATATCAGGGGTTACTTGATAATCCCGATCAGTATTTGGATAAAGATTTTTTGCCCGAAATGGGTGACACTAATCCATTCTTGCACATGAGCATGCATGTGGCGATCAAAGAACAGCTGTCAATTAATCAACCTATTGGCATTTGTAAACGATTTGCTCGACTGCTGGAAAAAACCGGAAGCGAGCACGATACCGCCCATCAGGTAATGGAGTGTCTCGCAGAAATGATTTGGCAAGCCCAGCGCTATCAATCTGCGCCGGATGCAACCATTTATTTCGAGTGTCTGGATAAACGATTCAGTTGA
- the nth gene encoding endonuclease III, with protein sequence MNAAKRHEIFACLKTANPNPTTELEYRTPFELLIAVVLSAQATDKSVNLATRKLFPKAHTPEEILALGEAGLTGFIQRIGLYKTKAKNIQATCQMLIQQHRSEVPRTRELLEQLPGVGRKTANVILNTAFGEPTIAVDTHIFRVANRTGLATGKNVLEVELKLLKAVPKEFRQDAHHWLILHGRYVCKARKPICSACKINHLCEFKDKSI encoded by the coding sequence ATGAATGCCGCCAAACGCCATGAGATTTTTGCTTGCTTAAAAACAGCCAACCCTAACCCGACCACTGAACTGGAATATCGCACACCTTTCGAGTTACTTATTGCAGTGGTACTTTCCGCCCAAGCTACAGACAAAAGCGTTAATCTCGCAACACGAAAATTATTCCCCAAGGCCCATACCCCAGAGGAAATTCTTGCTTTAGGAGAAGCTGGTTTAACAGGATTTATCCAAAGAATTGGGTTATATAAAACCAAAGCAAAAAATATCCAGGCCACCTGCCAAATGTTAATACAACAACATCGGAGTGAAGTACCCCGTACGCGGGAACTGCTCGAGCAATTACCCGGCGTCGGACGAAAGACCGCTAATGTCATTTTGAATACAGCTTTTGGTGAACCAACAATCGCCGTAGACACTCATATTTTCAGGGTTGCCAATCGAACAGGACTTGCGACCGGAAAAAATGTTTTAGAAGTGGAATTGAAATTACTTAAGGCAGTGCCAAAAGAATTTCGTCAGGATGCCCACCATTGGTTGATTCTTCATGGCAGATACGTTTGTAAAGCCAGAAAGCCAATATGCTCAGCATGCAAAATAAATCATCTGTGTGAATTCAAGGATAAAAGTATTTAA
- the rsxB gene encoding electron transport complex subunit RsxB, with amino-acid sequence MSQLLIENIDAILPQTQCEKCGFAGCRPYAEAIVEGGADINQCPPGGQQGIQKIAELLGIPTKPLNTMHGFPRSHQVVAWIDESLCIGCTFCIQSCPVDAIVGAAKQMHTVIADECTGCDLCVTPCPMDCISMIPDDRKATNWVSTSVDAAKKQAADKARSRYQFRQQRIAHEKRIDHKARTKEFIQPSQTQISPEVRKQVIIAAALKRAAAIRAQAENKPDSIKK; translated from the coding sequence ATGAGTCAATTGCTGATAGAAAATATAGATGCAATCTTGCCGCAAACCCAATGCGAAAAATGTGGTTTTGCTGGCTGCAGGCCCTATGCAGAAGCTATCGTAGAAGGCGGTGCAGACATCAACCAATGTCCCCCCGGGGGACAACAAGGTATTCAAAAAATTGCTGAGTTATTGGGTATTCCGACTAAACCGCTCAATACAATGCATGGCTTTCCAAGATCCCATCAAGTTGTTGCCTGGATAGATGAAAGCTTGTGTATTGGCTGTACATTCTGCATCCAGTCTTGCCCTGTCGATGCGATTGTCGGTGCCGCCAAGCAAATGCATACAGTGATCGCAGACGAATGCACAGGTTGCGATCTGTGTGTTACACCGTGCCCGATGGATTGCATCAGCATGATTCCGGATGATAGGAAAGCAACGAATTGGGTTAGCACATCTGTGGATGCCGCAAAAAAACAAGCTGCAGATAAAGCGCGCTCGCGCTACCAATTTCGCCAGCAGCGAATAGCACATGAGAAGCGAATTGATCACAAGGCGCGCACCAAAGAATTTATCCAACCGTCACAAACTCAGATAAGTCCTGAGGTACGCAAACAAGTAATTATTGCAGCCGCGCTCAAGCGTGCAGCTGCAATACGAGCACAAGCAGAAAACAAACCAGATTCCATAAAAAAATAA